The following nucleotide sequence is from Mesorhizobium sp. INR15.
CTGAGCCTTGGCCTGGAGGTAATGGCTCTCAACGGCCTCGATCATCCAGACCATCGTCTCATTGTGCGGGGTCGGCACGCCGACGCGCTGGCCGGCCGCGACGATGGCGCCGTTGATGACCTCGATCTCGGTTTGCCGCCTGGCTTCGACGTCCTGCAGCATGGACGCCTTGCCGCCAACGGCGTTTTCGAGCAGGCCGGTGATCGCTGCCCAGCGTTCGTCGTAGTCGAGCGCGATGCCTTGCGCGGTGGCAACGGCAACCACCTCCTTGAGGATAGCGGCCATCAGGCTCTTGGTGCCGTCGAAGGCGACGAGTTCGTGCGACATGAAATGCAGTAGCCCGGCAACCGGCAGGGTGCAGGCATTGAGCGCCAGCTTTTTCCAGACCTCGTTCAGGATCTTGTCCGACTGCGTCGTCTCAATCTGCGCGGCGCGGAAGGTCTCGATGACCTTGCCTAGGCGCTCGGTCGGCTTGCCGGTTAGCTCGCCAATATAAGTCATGCCCGAACCGGGATGCTTGACGCGGCCGGGAGCCAGTAGCGTGCCGCCATGATAGGTCAAGCCGACCAGCACTCGGTCCTCGCCGACAATTGAGGCAATGCGCGGTGCATTGCCCCAGCCATTCTGCAGGCTGAGCACCGCGGTATCCTTGGCAATCATAGGTGCTGCAGCCCGAACCGCAACTTCGGTGTGATAGCACTTTACGAAATTGATGATGAGATCGACCGGTCCGACGCTTGCGGGATTGTCGCTTGCCGGCACCTTGATCACCGGCTGCGAACCATCCTTCTCTTCGATGGTCAGGCCGTTGTCGTTGATTGCCGTCACCGCCGCCTTGGAGACGTCGATGAGCGTCACGTCATTGCCGGCGCGTGCAAGATATCCCCGAATATCCCGCCCATAGCTCCGCCGCCGCCCAGAATGGCGATTTTCATTCAAATTCCTCCCTTGGCGATGCGATCGCCGTCTTAACAAGCAAGTCAGGCTGCCGATGTGGCGTGCAAGAGCGAGCGGCCCAAACCGCCGCTGGCCGATGCTCGCAGCATCTCAGCCATCGTTTTCGATCTCGCATTTTTAGCATTGCAAGCTGTTGCATGGTTGTCAAGCATGATGGTATGAAAGGTCTATGGTCGACCCCCTAATCATAGAACGCAAGAAACTCTTCGAGCATGTGGCCACACATCTCGAGGGCCAGATTCTCTCCGGCAAATTAAAGCCCGGAGACCAGCTACCGCCCGAGCGTGACCTGCAAGCGCGCTTCGGCGTTGGCCGCCCGGCCATTCGCGAGGCGTTGATCTCGCTACAGAAGGCCGGGCTCGTCGAACTCACCAACGGCGCCCGCGCCAAGGTGCTGATGCCGACCGCCAGTCATATTTTCACCGGTATGGCGCCCGCCGTCCGGCAGATGCTGTCGACCGAGGAAGGGCAGCGCTCCTTTCAGGGTGCGCGCATGTTCTTCGAGGTCGGCCTTGCCCGCGAGGCGGCACGGACAGCGACGCAGGAGGATCTTCAATCCCTCGCCCAGGCGCTCGAAGCCAACCGGTTGGCAATCGGTGACCGTGATCGTTTCACCAGCACCGATATCGCGTTCCACTTCGAGCTGGCGCGCATCGCGCGCAATCTCGTCTTCGTCGCCTTGCATGACCAGATCTCGGAATGGTTGAAGGAACAGCGTATTGTCACGCTTGCCGCTGACGGGCAGGAACAGACGGCGTACGAGGCCCACCGCGCCATATACGACGGCATCGTCGCACGCGAGCCCGATCGCGCGGAGCAGGCGATGCGTGAGCATCTGGATCAGTTGACGACGATGTTCTGGCGCCAGCGCTCAAGTCATCACGAGGTGGCCGACCATGACACGGGCGATCGCGCGACGGGCGACCACAACGAATGAAGATCGGCGTCATCGGCGACGATTTCACGGGTTCCAGCGACATCGCCAACACCCTCGCCAAGGCCGGCGCTCGAACCGTTCAATTCGTCGGCACGCCGACCGGACGACTGAAGGCAGAGATCGACGCAGCGGTCATTGCGCTGAAGACGCGCTCGAGCGAGGCTAGCGAGGCAGTGGCGCAATCGCTGGTTGCCTGCAGGTGGCTGGTTGCCAACGGCGCCCAACAGATCGTTTTCAAATACTGTTCAACTTTCGATTCCACGCCGCAAGGCAACATCGGCCCGGTCGCGGAAGCGCTGC
It contains:
- a CDS encoding FCD domain-containing protein — translated: MVDPLIIERKKLFEHVATHLEGQILSGKLKPGDQLPPERDLQARFGVGRPAIREALISLQKAGLVELTNGARAKVLMPTASHIFTGMAPAVRQMLSTEEGQRSFQGARMFFEVGLAREAARTATQEDLQSLAQALEANRLAIGDRDRFTSTDIAFHFELARIARNLVFVALHDQISEWLKEQRIVTLAADGQEQTAYEAHRAIYDGIVAREPDRAEQAMREHLDQLTTMFWRQRSSHHEVADHDTGDRATGDHNE
- a CDS encoding ketopantoate reductase family protein; this encodes MTLIDVSKAAVTAINDNGLTIEEKDGSQPVIKVPASDNPASVGPVDLIINFVKCYHTEVAVRAAAPMIAKDTAVLSLQNGWGNAPRIASIVGEDRVLVGLTYHGGTLLAPGRVKHPGSGMTYIGELTGKPTERLGKVIETFRAAQIETTQSDKILNEVWKKLALNACTLPVAGLLHFMSHELVAFDGTKSLMAAILKEVVAVATAQGIALDYDERWAAITGLLENAVGGKASMLQDVEARRQTEIEVINGAIVAAGQRVGVPTPHNETMVWMIEAVESHYLQAKAQ